The proteins below come from a single Hippocampus zosterae strain Florida chromosome 5, ASM2543408v3, whole genome shotgun sequence genomic window:
- the pafah1b3 gene encoding platelet-activating factor acetylhydrolase IB subunit gamma, protein MSADERNPAATPTPCEDTQGDGRWMSMHHRFLSDSKDKEPDVLFIGDFLVQLMHQFGVWRELFSPLHALNFGVGCDATQHVLWRLTNGELDHISPKIVVLWVGTQNRGHTAEQICGGIMEIVQVVKNKLPHAHTLVLGLLPRGKSPNPLRERNAKVNQLVREAVAYLPHASFLNVDPGFVHSNGSISHQDMYDYLHLSPQAYQAVCEPLHAHLKSMLDKSAEN, encoded by the exons ATGAGCGCTGACGAGCGAAATCCGGCCGCCACACCCACCCCCTGTGAGGATACCCAAGGAGACGGACGATGGATGTCGATG CACCACCGCTTCCTGTCCGACAGCAAAGACAAAGAACCCGACGTCCTCTTCATCGGCGACTTTCTGGTGCAGCTCATGCATCAGTTTGGT GTGTGGCGGGAACTCTTCTCCCCACTCCACGCCCTCAATTTCGGGGTGGGCTGCGATGCCACCCAGCACGTGCTCTGGAGACTGACCAACGGTGAACTGGACCACATCAGCCCaaag ATCGTCGTGCTGTGGGTGGGGACTCAAAATCGCGGACATACCGCAGAGCAGATCTGCGGAGGCATCATGGAAATCGTCCAAGTGGTCAAGAACAAGCTGCCGCACGCTCACACGCTCGTACTC GGACTCCTACCGAGAGGTAAATCCCCGAACCCTCTACGGGAGCGCAACGCCAAGGTGAACCAGTTGGTGCGGGAAGCCGTCGCCTACCTGCCTCACGCCTCCTTCTTGAACGTGGATCCGGGCTTTGTGCACTCCAACGGCAGCATCTCCCACCAGGACATGTACGACTACCTTCACCTCAGCCCGCAGGCCTACCAGGCGGTGTGCGAGCCTCTGCATGCTCACCTCAAGTCCATGctagacaaatctgctgagaaCTGA